The Sphingopyxis fribergensis DNA segment TGACGCCGGTTTCGCGGATGCCGCGATCGACCGTGCCGGTGATCGTCACCAGCGGGGTCAGGAAATAAGCGAGCTCGCCGCGCACCAGAAAACCTGAGACATCCTCGAACTCCGCCGGGCGATAATCCTGATGAAGATAGCCGAGCCGCAGTGCGCCACGCGCCTTGCGCCCGATTTCGAAGCTGGCGCCTGCGGCGAGGTCGAAACCCGTCGAATCGCGCGCCGCGACCGGGCCAATGCGCTCGCGATAATCGCGCTTGTTGACCGATCCGGCGACGAACAGCGCGACGCTTGGGCTCAGCGCATATTCGCCGACCGCGCTGCCGGTGTAAGTCGTGTGATCGCGGAAATCCTGGTCGATCGGCGTATCATCGGGGGTCACGCTGTCCCCATAATTGCGGTTTTCGACATCGAGCACGCCGCGCACACGAAGCCGGTTGAAGACATGCGTATAGGTCGCGGTCCCGCCGCTCTGTGTGAACCGGATCGGCCGGTCCGCTTGCGTCGGGCTGTCGGGAGAGACGCGCTCCTGGCTGTAGCGCCCGTTGCGCAGCATGATGTTCAGCGTGTTCGACCTGCTGATCGTATAGAGCGCGCCCGCATTGACCGAATATTGCGTGGCGTTCTCGCTCGCGCGGCTCGCGTAGCGCAGCAGGTCGAGCTCGCCGTCGAGCGACAATTTGAGGTTCGGCGAGGGCCGCACCAGCGAAAACTTCGGCCGGATGCGCAGATAGGCGTCGCCGATCCGGTCGTTTTCCTGCGCATAGAGATTATCGTCATAACCCGCGCCGATCGCCATGCGTGGCATCAGTTCGAGCACGCCGAGCTCGATCGGTTCAGGCGTGTAATCGGGGCGGCGGCGCTCGAGCACTGCGACATTCCGATCGCGGCCGAAGCTGTTTTCGGTCGACACCGAGCCGAGCCCGTCGGTCGCATCCGATTGCTGGGCATGCGCGGACACCGCGAGGCCGCAGCTGCCGAGCAGCGCAAAGGTGATCGCGCGCTTCATCGGTGAGCCAGCGTCACGAGGATCGGGACATGATCCGACCCGGTCGCAGGCAACCGGCGTGCCGACACCAGACCCCAATCTGGCCCGGCATAAAGCTGGTCGATCGGCAGCACGGGAAAGGCGCGCGGCCAGCTGGGCAGCGCGCGCGTCATGCGGGTGAGCGGGGCGAGCGCGCGGTCTTGCTCACGCATCGCCGCGGCCCAGGGGGTGAGGTTCATGTCGCCTGCAACGATCAAGGGGCCGCGTTCGATCCGCGTCAGCGCACGCGCCACATCGCGTCTGCGCACCGCCTGATCGCGCGAGGTGGGCCGCGGATAGTGGAGCGTGACCACGGTAAAGGGTTGCCCCCCGGGGCCGACGATCCGCGCCCATAGCATCGCGGGGCCGAATTTTTGCCCCTTCGCGTCCTTCAGGAAATAATCGCTGTCGGCGATCGGCCAGCGCGAGAAGATCGCGAGGTCACAGTTCGCCGGGCATTTTGTCGCATAGGCAAAATGCTGGTTCAGCGCCGCGAGCATCGGACGGAAGTCGCCGTCCACCTCCTGAAGCATGACGACGTCGGGCTTGGCATCGATGATCGCCTGCGCGGTTTCGGCGGGATCGGCGTTGCGGGTCCAGACATTGTGAGTGAGCAGGCGAACCGGCGTCGCGCCTTCTTGCGCGGCCGGAATTTCGCGCGTCAGTTCCGGCATCACGCCGATGGCAACGGGCGTCAGGCCAAGCAAGGCCACGACGGCGGTCGAGCGCAAGCTTCGCCGCGCGAACAGCAGCCCCAGCAAGACCGCGCCCCCAAACAGCGGCAGGAACGAGGCGAGCACGTCGAGCGCCCGAACGAACCCGCCACCGAGCGACAGCCAGGCAGCAAAGCAGCCCCCGCCGGCCAGCAGGGTCCCGAAGGTGCGGGCCAGCTTCACGCCCGCGCGCGAATCCGGTTGCGCAGCGCATAGCTCGATTGGCGAAGCGACGCCGGGATCAGCTTTGCCGCGAGCAACAGCGCCGCGGTGCCGGCCCCCTCGGGCAAATAGAGGTCGCCGACCCGGATCGCCGTCCGGCCCGGATATTTCATCGCATAGCGGGCATAATGCGCGATTTCCTGGTTCACGAGCCGCCGCAGCAACGCTGACTCGCGTGCCGTGGCATCGGCAATCATTTCCCTCGCGGTCTCGACAAGGCAGGGCACGTCGAGCGTCGTGGTCGACTTGCTGACCTTGTTGTCGCTATCGCGGTGAAAGATGGCGGTGACGCGCGGGTCGTACCGCAGCGCGCCTTTGGCGAGCACGCGCAGCCAGAGATCCTTGTCGCCGCCGCGCACCGCGCGTCCTTCGGGAAACAGGCCCGCCTCGAACAAAGTGTCGCGCCGGATCGCGATCGCGCCGGTCCACATCGGACATTCGCGCACCGCTAGCCACGCCGAAAGAAAGTCGGCG contains these protein-coding regions:
- a CDS encoding endonuclease/exonuclease/phosphatase family protein is translated as MKLARTFGTLLAGGGCFAAWLSLGGGFVRALDVLASFLPLFGGAVLLGLLFARRSLRSTAVVALLGLTPVAIGVMPELTREIPAAQEGATPVRLLTHNVWTRNADPAETAQAIIDAKPDVVMLQEVDGDFRPMLAALNQHFAYATKCPANCDLAIFSRWPIADSDYFLKDAKGQKFGPAMLWARIVGPGGQPFTVVTLHYPRPTSRDQAVRRRDVARALTRIERGPLIVAGDMNLTPWAAAMREQDRALAPLTRMTRALPSWPRAFPVLPIDQLYAGPDWGLVSARRLPATGSDHVPILVTLAHR
- a CDS encoding outer membrane beta-barrel protein; this translates as MKRAITFALLGSCGLAVSAHAQQSDATDGLGSVSTENSFGRDRNVAVLERRRPDYTPEPIELGVLELMPRMAIGAGYDDNLYAQENDRIGDAYLRIRPKFSLVRPSPNLKLSLDGELDLLRYASRASENATQYSVNAGALYTISRSNTLNIMLRNGRYSQERVSPDSPTQADRPIRFTQSGGTATYTHVFNRLRVRGVLDVENRNYGDSVTPDDTPIDQDFRDHTTYTGSAVGEYALSPSVALFVAGSVNKRDYRERIGPVAARDSTGFDLAAGASFEIGRKARGALRLGYLHQDYRPAEFEDVSGFLVRGELAYFLTPLVTITGTVDRGIRETGVNGATGYLATNMTLRADYELLRNLILSAGGELEKRDFNNIDRQDDRWTWRGSASYLVSKRMALRFDVQRRTQSSWGATPGREFSDNRVSVGLTFSGL
- a CDS encoding glycosyltransferase family 2 protein, which produces MTNPLEAPRFSVVMPLYNKAAHVRAAIESVFSQTCPAHEILVVDNRSTDGGREIVAALGDARIKLLDLSTPGPGGYAGRNIGIRAARGDWIAFLDADDLWHPEHLGVLAEGIKADPDVHAAATRFDHKFDDRSQLQKIAPQLEQAQSLDLADFLSAWLAVRECPMWTGAIAIRRDTLFEAGLFPEGRAVRGGDKDLWLRVLAKGALRYDPRVTAIFHRDSDNKVSKSTTTLDVPCLVETAREMIADATARESALLRRLVNQEIAHYARYAMKYPGRTAIRVGDLYLPEGAGTAALLLAAKLIPASLRQSSYALRNRIRARA